One Candidatus Bathyarchaeota archaeon genomic window carries:
- the rfbB gene encoding dTDP-glucose 4,6-dehydratase — protein sequence MRLLVTGGLGFIGSNFIKYILEKKPDIEITNLDKMSYGANPANLQDIEDKKNYRFIKGDICDKEILKEYITNSHVIVNFAAESHVDRSISDPSPFLSSNTEGVLSLLEVTRNHNEKIKFIQVGTDESYGDILDNSFNEEDRLKPSSPYAASKASADMLCLAYYRTYGLDVIISRCTNNFGSYQFPEKLIPKTIIRANLNLKIPIYGSGKNVRDWIYVIDHCNAINRIMSEGRSGEIYNISSGNELTNIEIVENILKLLNKSEELIEFVEDRPGHDVRYSLNSSKIRKELDWKPEYEFSKALKETVDWYIDNESWWKSLAKEQIIHPTPWKLKWNSK from the coding sequence ATGCGCTTACTAGTTACTGGCGGTTTGGGCTTCATAGGTAGCAATTTCATAAAATATATACTTGAAAAGAAGCCAGATATTGAAATAACGAATCTAGATAAGATGTCGTATGGAGCAAATCCTGCAAACCTTCAAGATATTGAGGACAAAAAGAATTATAGATTCATCAAAGGAGATATTTGTGATAAGGAAATTCTAAAAGAATATATCACCAACTCTCATGTTATTGTAAACTTTGCAGCAGAGTCCCATGTTGATAGGAGTATATCTGATCCATCACCATTTCTAAGTAGCAATACTGAAGGCGTTCTATCTCTTCTTGAAGTTACACGAAATCATAATGAAAAGATCAAGTTCATCCAGGTAGGAACGGATGAAAGTTATGGCGATATTTTGGATAATTCTTTCAATGAAGAAGACAGGCTTAAACCATCCTCACCTTATGCAGCATCAAAAGCTTCAGCCGATATGCTATGTCTTGCATATTATAGGACATATGGGCTCGATGTTATAATAAGTAGATGCACAAATAACTTCGGATCATACCAATTTCCAGAAAAATTGATACCGAAGACGATAATTAGAGCCAATCTCAACTTGAAGATTCCAATATATGGTTCTGGAAAAAATGTTAGAGATTGGATCTATGTAATAGATCACTGCAATGCAATTAATAGAATTATGAGTGAAGGAAGATCAGGTGAGATTTATAACATTTCCAGTGGAAATGAACTCACAAATATTGAAATCGTAGAAAATATTCTAAAATTACTAAATAAGTCAGAAGAATTAATAGAATTCGTCGAAGATAGACCGGGTCACGATGTTCGCTACAGTCTAAATTCATCAAAAATCAGAAAAGAATTGGATTGGAAACCAGAGTATGAATTTTCTAAGGCACTAAAAGAAACTGTGGATTGGTATATTGATAATGAATCATGGTGGAAATCTTTAGCTAAAGAGCAGATTATACATCCAACACCATGGAAATTGAAATGGAACTCTAAATAG
- a CDS encoding dTDP-4-dehydrorhamnose 3,5-epimerase family protein: MLQGVIVKQLETFADERGFFTELFRADNKEIFSDEIVQTNLSVTYPNIIRAWHKHDRGQVDYFLVIKGAAKICAYDDDTKELNEIISTGENIQVVRVPGHYWHGFKAISNEPTHLVYFVNRFYDKSNPDEIRRPWDDPKIIPSKINDKSNDPRCGKPWDWKASPNK, translated from the coding sequence TTGCTTCAAGGAGTAATAGTTAAGCAATTAGAAACATTTGCTGATGAAAGAGGATTCTTTACAGAGCTATTTAGAGCAGATAATAAAGAAATCTTTTCAGATGAAATAGTTCAGACAAACTTGTCTGTTACGTACCCAAATATAATTAGAGCTTGGCATAAGCATGATAGAGGGCAAGTGGACTATTTCTTAGTAATCAAAGGAGCAGCCAAAATATGCGCATATGATGATGATACAAAAGAGCTTAATGAAATAATTTCTACTGGAGAAAATATTCAAGTTGTTAGAGTGCCGGGCCATTATTGGCATGGGTTTAAGGCAATAAGCAATGAGCCTACGCATTTAGTATATTTTGTAAATAGGTTTTATGATAAAAGTAATCCTGATGAGATTAGAAGGCCTTGGGATGATCCCAAGATTATTCCAAGTAAGATAAATGATAAATCAAACGATCCTAGGTGTGGGAAGCCTTGGGATTGGAAAGCTTCTCCAAATAAGTGA